Proteins encoded together in one Bactrocera neohumeralis isolate Rockhampton chromosome 4, APGP_CSIRO_Bneo_wtdbg2-racon-allhic-juicebox.fasta_v2, whole genome shotgun sequence window:
- the LOC126756817 gene encoding uncharacterized protein LOC126756817: MKVICNQIKYKATPTNIEYKPTKVLTLNCSTDNISVIYSSYFVNSAMNFSNELKKIKKYLTAFKMRVIALDLILVFVNIFNIHYDGKTVIVKRNRINHRLRLIRKVLIYFLLLYILAYICSSCFFTNFRTVMPKYAQSLDEYGYVSQLEYIVKLGFSIMLLKLLIVSFPLSHWLKNNNKKLIITLLNDVIKIRQKLSKRNIAIDFNNLPPHCNLFFHLQFLLIIWNLLNNMRVLLKFEDLFTTIMDFIFDSYYASLYLLYQIVLLIQWNIHDKLNQNFAKRMARKDFNCKDVMQFITMLRRLKNCQRNFAKGFWWLPTIVVIKAFLIISESSFFWNYIRQHNAMSDIRLIWLYSSAALYWLDIFLLVFMLSELRQLDHCAHQLLFMTVIRQCEATPEQSGTIKELDEFFSSHHVKPYTLYLHPNLQRMSCLIIWSIWWPFVFGLFITCINPINFRYIRSLSQ, encoded by the exons ATGAAAGTAATTTGCAATCAGATCAAGTACAAAGCTACTCCAACAAACATAGAATATAAACCGACTAAAGTTCTTACTCTTAACTGTTCGACGGATAATATCTCTGTTATATACTCAAGTTATTTCGTTAATTCAGCAATGAATTTCagtaatgaattaaaaaaaattaagaaatatttaacagCTTTCAAAATGCGTGTAATTGCATTGGATCTAATATTGGTGttcgtaaacatttttaatattcactACGATGGTAAAACCGTGATTGTGAAAAGGAATCGGATAAACCATCGCCTGCGCCTTATACGAAAAGTACTAATTTACTTTCTGctgttatatattttagctTACATTTGTTCATCCTGTTTCTTTACCAATTTTCGCACAGTGATGCCAAAATATGCGCAGTCTTTAGATGAATATGGTTATGTAAGCCAATTGGAATACATCGTTAAATTAGGATTCTCGATTATGttattaaaactattaattgtttcttttcCGTTGTCGCATTGGTTgaagaataacaacaaaaagttaataataacATTGCTAAATGATGTGATAAAAATACGCCAAAAATTAAGCAAACGTAATATCGCAatcgattttaataatttaccgCCACATTGCAATCTCTTTTTTCATCTGCAATTCCTGTTAATCATTtggaatttattgaacaatatGCGGGTGCTTTTAAAGTTCGAGGATTTGTTCACTACAATTATGGACTTTATCTTCGATTCTTACTATGCATCCCTTTACCTTCTGTATCAAATTGTGCTGTTAATTCAATGGAATATCCATGATAAGCTTAATCAAAATTTTGCGAAGCGCATGGCACGTAAAGATTTTAATTGCAAAGATGTAATGCAGTTCATTACAATGCTGAGACgtttaaaaaattgtcaacGTAATTTTGCCAAAGGCTTTTGGTGGCTACCAACAATAGTTGTTATAAAGGCTTTCTTAATAATTTCCGAAAGCTCTTTCTTTTGGAATTATATCAGACAACATAATGCTATGTCCGACATTAGATTAATTTGGTTATATAGTAGTGCCGCTTTATACTGGCTGGATATTTTCCTATTGGTTTTTATGCTGAGTGAACTACGGCAATTGGATCATTGCGCACACCAACTATTATTCATGACGGTTATTAGGCAATGCGAAGCAACACCCGAACAAAGCGGCACAATTAAAGag cTAGATGAATTCTTTTCGTCTCATCATGTAAAACCTTATACTTTATATCTACATCCAAATCTACAACGCATGAGTTGCCTTATTATCTGGTCTATTTGGTGGCCATTTGTTTTCGGATTATTTATAACTTGCATAAATCCAATCAATTTTAGATATATACGTAGTTTAAGTCAATAA
- the LOC126756808 gene encoding deoxyribodipyrimidine photo-lyase-like, producing MKRVKSATNAVAKPKKIKSAGSSGVDTNNDSFSRVGINEKAASTTISVQSLQQRRLVTAESIAEFSFNKKRVRVLNSVEEVSESRSGGVLYWMSREARVQDNWAFLYSQRLALKLKLPLLVTFCLVPKYLNATLRQYKFLIGGLKEVERECRELSVPLHLCFGSPKNRLPELVNKYKISALVCDFTPLRVPQQWVEEVKEKLSIEVPFIQVDAHNVVPLWIASDKQEYGARTIRGKINSKLPEFLTEFPPVIKHPHNKNIISNYEPVNWQEAEAALECDRSVDEVDWAQPGYTAACAQLQSFCAKRLRIFNEKRNDPTINALSGLSPWFHFGHISVQRCVLEVMRLKSKYKASVEAFCEEAIVRRELADNFCYYNEHYDSLKGLHAWAAKTLEDHRKDKRSPSYTLAEFEQARTHDDLWNAAQLQLLREGKMHGFLRMYWAKKILEWSSTPDSALETAIFLNDKYSLDGLDPNGYVGCMWSIGGVHDQGWAERPIFGKIRYMNYKGCQRKFDVAAFVARYGSKAHNSK from the exons ATGAAGCGTGTTAAGAGCGCAACCAATGCGGTGGCAAAGCCCAAGAAAATCAAATCTGCTGGTTCTAGTggagttgatacgaataatgaTAGTTTTTCAAGAGTTGGTATTAATGAAAAAGCAGCATCCACTACAATTTCAGTACAATCTTTACAACAACGCCGTTTAGTAACAGCTGAAAGCATTGCTGAATttagttttaacaaaaaacgtGTACGCGTACTTAATTCCGTCGAAGAAGTGTCTGAATCGCGCAGCGGTGGTGTATTGTATTGGATGTCGCGTGAAGCGCGCGTTCAAGACAATTGGGCCTTCTTATACAGTCAACGTTTGGCTCTAAAACTGAAATTACCACTTTTAGTCACATTTTGCCTGGTACCAAAGTACTTAAATGCCACATTGCGTCAATACAAGTTTTTAATCGGAGGCTTAAAAGAAGTCGAGCGGGAATGCCGGGAACTGAGTGTACCTTTACACTTATGTTTTGGCTCGCCTAAAAATCGTTTACCAGAgttagtaaataaatacaaaattagtGCCCTGGTGTGTGATTTTACACCACTTCGTGTTCCACAGCAGTGGGTTGAAGAAGTAAAGGAAAAGCTATCCATTGAAGTTCCCTTTATACAGGTGGATGCACATAATGTGGTGCCATTATGGATAGCTTCCGACAAGCAAGAGTATGGTGCGCGCACTATACGTGGAAAAATTAATTCGAAACTACCAGAGTTTCTTACAGAATTTCCACCCGTTATAAAACATCCGCACAATAAGAACATAATTTCAAATTACGAACCAGTAAATTGGCAAGAAGCTGAGGCAGCTTTAGAATGCGATCGTTCAGTAGATGAAGTTGATTGGGCTCAGCCAGGATATACAGCTGCATGCGCACAATTGCAGAGCTTTTGCGCAAAACGTTTACGAATTTTTAATGAGAAGCGAAACGATCCCACTATAAACGCGTTATCCGGACTTTCACCGTGGTTTCATTttg GTCATATTTCTGTACAACGCTGTGTTCTCGAAGTAATGAGACTAAAATCGAAATATAAAGCATCAGTGGAAGCTTTTTGCGAAGAAGCTATAGTAAGACGTGAATTAGCAGATAATTTCTGCTATTATAATGAACACTACGACAGTCTAAAAGGCTTACATGCTTGGGCAGCTAAAACCTTAGAAGACCATCGCAAAGATAAGCGCTCGCCTTCTTACACATTGGCGGAGTTTGAGCAGGCTCGCACCCACGACGATCTATGGAACGCAGCACAACTGCAATTGTTACGTGAAGGCAAAATGCATGGTTTTCTGCGTATGTATTGGGCAAAAAAGATACTGGAGTGGTCTTCTACGCCTGATTCTGCTTTAGAAACCGCAatttttttgaatgataaaTATAGTTTGGATGGTCTAGATCCAAACGGCTATGTTG gTTGTATGTGGTCGATTGGGGGCGTGCATGATCAAGGATGGGCGGAACGaccaatttttggaaaaatacgtTACATGAATTATAAGGGATGTCAGCGTAAATTCGACGTTGCGGCTTTTGTGGCTCGATATGGTAGCAAAGCACATAATTCTAAATAG